The genomic window GGTTAGACGCCACGAGAACGACAATCAAGCTTTCGAAATTTGGGCAATGGCCCCGTAAATATCGGCACTTCCCCAGTGTTCAATGTATTTACCATCTTTCACATGCACGATGTCGGTTACTTGTATGAGGATTCGTCTGCCAGTCTTGGCATGACCAAAGAACGGCCCGGAATGTGTACCTTCGATGGTTTTTCGAGTGGCAACCTTACCGTTTTCTTCAAGCTGATCATGAATCAAAACTTTGATATCTGTGAAAGCTTGGTGAAGGACATTGGTGAAGAATGCTGCAAATCCATCTGGTCCTTTTGAGACCCCAGGCGGTGCTGAATGGTTAATGAATTCTGGTGAGACGAGATCGGAGAAGGCAACCATATCGAGGTTTTCGATGACTTCGTGATTGAACCTTTTGACGACTGACTTGTTCTTACTCATGTGAATGCTCCAATGGGGGGCAGCTAACTTCAAATTGGACGGCGGGGACGAAGGTATTCGTAATTCGCCCAATCCGGTTTTGAGGAGAGTGTAATTACTGATTTTACCGAGAAGGTATTGAACGGGGCATATTGGATACCCAAACCTGAGGTCCGGCAGGACAGGATGAAGTGGCTCAGGATTTCGGAGCCCGAGTATCAGCGCAAGGTCGGAGCTTCATCAGCTACCAGCAAACGCACCTCGGCAGGTCCACTACCTGGCCCTCCCGCCATTCGCTCACCCCGAAGATCCGCCGCAATGACGCCACGGCCCTCCGGAGGTCGGCGGCCCTCCCTTTTTCGAAGGAGGAACCGCATGGCCTAGATATCCACCTCCCGCTGTCCCAGGTGTTGAACGAGGCTGAAGAACCGAGAAGCGTTGAGAGTTACTCCTATTCATCGGTCCGCAGGCGATAGCCAACACCCGGTTCGGTCTGGAGATAGGTCGGTCTGGATGGATCGACTTCCAGTTTGTGCCGCAGTTGGGTCATGTAGACGCGCAGGTAAAGCGGCTGGGCCGCCGCGACGCCACCCCAAACTTCCTTCAGCAGCTGCCGCTGGGTGACCACTTTGCCCGCGTGGCGGATCAGGGTCGTGAAGAGTTTGTATTCCAAGGGCGTCAGGTGGATCTCCTCTCCCGCGACCCATACTTGGCGCTTGCCCAAGTCGACGCGCCAACGATCCAGCAGGAAGACCGGATCGGACTGGGAGCTCGGATCCGCGTGGCGCAGGGCCACCCGGACCCGGGCCAGCAATTCGCTGGTGCCGAATGGCTTGGTGAGGTAATCATCCGCACCCAGGTCCAGGGCCTTCACTTTGTCGGCCTCCTGACCCCGGGCCGAAATGACGATCACGGGAATCCGACTCCACTCCCGCAAGCGGGCCAGCACTTCCAGCCCATCCAGGTCGGGTAGGCCGAGGTCCAGCAGGATGACCTGGGGCTGGTGCTGGGCCGTCTGTTCAAGCCCCTCCCTGGCCGTACCGGCCTCAAGGTAACGGTAGCCACCGCCCTCAAGCGCGACCCGGAGGAAACGCCGCATCTGAGGTTCGTCCTCCACGAGCAGGACAAGCGGGGCCGGAGCGGTCATGAACCTTCCTCCGGCAGGGACGGCGGCGCTCCCAGGGGCAAGGTGACCAGGAACTGGGCCCCGCCTTGGGGGTGGTTGACCGCCTGAATGCGCCCTCCATGGGCCGTCACGATGCCTTTGCAAATGGCCAGGCCCAGGCCGGCGCCGGGGCGGCTGGCGGCGGCTTCGCCCCGGGCCAGCTTCTCGAAGATCCGCTCCGCTTCACCTTCGGCGATGCCCGGCCCTTGATCCGTCACCGAGATGGTGAGGGTGTGCTGGGTCGTCCAGACCTTGATGTCCACGGGAGATCCGGCCGGGGAATACTTCATGGCGTTGTCCAGCAGATTCATGAGCACCTGCTCCATGAGGACCGGGTCCATGGAGACGAGAGGCGGAGCCTCCGGAAGGTGAATCCTGACACGGGCGGCATCTGAACCCAATTCCCGGCGGTTGAGCACGGCCCCGATCAACTCCTCCACGGGGATCCATTCCGTTTGAAGGTCGAGCGCCCCCGACTCCAGGCGGGTGATGTCGAGGAGGTTGCTGACCAGCCGGTGCAGACGCTGGGCCTCCTCCTGGGCCGTGGTCAGCAGGTCCCGGCGGGTGGATTCCGGCAGGTCGGGGGTCTCCAGGGCGGTACTGACGGCACCCGTGATGACGCCGAGCGGGGTCCGCAGATCATGCGAGACGGAGCTGAGCAACGCATTTCTCAGGCGTTCCTCGTCGGCGCGTCGGCGATCCGCATGACTCTGCTCGGCCAAAATGGCCCGCTCCAGGGCCAGGGCCGTCTGGTTGGCGAAGGCTTCCAGCAGCTGGTGCTGATCCGGCTCGCTCCACTGGGGCGCGCCATCGGGCAGAACCCCCATCACCCCCAGGGTGCCGCGAGTGCCCCGAAGGGGCAGGTAGGTGGCGCGGGCACCGGGCAGCGTCA from Geothrix sp. includes these protein-coding regions:
- a CDS encoding ester cyclase, with product MSKNKSVVKRFNHEVIENLDMVAFSDLVSPEFINHSAPPGVSKGPDGFAAFFTNVLHQAFTDIKVLIHDQLEENGKVATRKTIEGTHSGPFFGHAKTGRRILIQVTDIVHVKDGKYIEHWGSADIYGAIAQISKA
- a CDS encoding response regulator, whose amino-acid sequence is MTAPAPLVLLVEDEPQMRRFLRVALEGGGYRYLEAGTAREGLEQTAQHQPQVILLDLGLPDLDGLEVLARLREWSRIPVIVISARGQEADKVKALDLGADDYLTKPFGTSELLARVRVALRHADPSSQSDPVFLLDRWRVDLGKRQVWVAGEEIHLTPLEYKLFTTLIRHAGKVVTQRQLLKEVWGGVAAAQPLYLRVYMTQLRHKLEVDPSRPTYLQTEPGVGYRLRTDE